One stretch of Tolypothrix sp. NIES-4075 DNA includes these proteins:
- a CDS encoding histidine kinase, producing the protein MQSIINRFPTIKSYIHQAILAIGCMALFVVPALLVKTTSSINRLPVLTWTDAQNIVPASLIKRALRENSTGDVEAESIKVLQVLSQGAGKLYIFDFQSPQLCGAGGCVYPVYQQSGKLLLSLIANPNLPKGEVLIRPDDTVRNGFLCLVITQTISIEGMVSRSQYCYQGAGFLKLNEALTKVGENFVWGVGQNN; encoded by the coding sequence ATGCAATCAATAATCAATCGGTTTCCTACTATTAAATCATACATACATCAAGCAATACTTGCGATTGGGTGTATGGCATTGTTCGTCGTTCCTGCCTTATTGGTGAAGACGACTTCATCAATAAATCGTCTTCCCGTGCTAACTTGGACAGATGCTCAAAATATTGTACCTGCATCACTTATTAAAAGGGCATTGCGAGAAAACTCAACTGGTGATGTTGAAGCTGAATCAATCAAAGTTTTGCAAGTCCTGTCTCAAGGTGCAGGCAAATTATACATTTTTGATTTCCAGTCGCCGCAACTTTGTGGAGCGGGTGGTTGTGTCTATCCGGTTTATCAGCAGTCGGGTAAGTTGCTTCTTTCGTTAATTGCTAACCCGAACTTACCCAAAGGTGAAGTTTTAATTCGACCAGATGACACAGTACGAAATGGATTTTTGTGCCTTGTAATTACCCAAACTATATCTATTGAGGGTATGGTATCACGCTCTCAGTATTGCTATCAAGGTGCGGGATTTTTAAAATTAAACGAGGCTTTGACGAAAGTGGGTGAGAACTTTGTTTGGGGGGTAGGTCAGAACAATTAA